A portion of the Halopelagius inordinatus genome contains these proteins:
- the cobA gene encoding uroporphyrinogen-III C-methyltransferase — protein sequence MSDRDTHDATVEGAASAPGTVYLVGSGPGDPELMTVKAKRLLSEADVVLHDKLPGPEILGQIPDEKREDVGKRAGGEWTPQEYTNHRMVELAREGKSVVRLKGGDPFVFGRGGEEMEHLADEEIPFEVVPGVTSAIAGAGVAGIPVTHRDHTSSVSFVTGHEDPTKAESAVDWEALAATGGTLVVLMGVGKLPKYAKALRDAGMDGETPVALVERATWPEMRVATGTLDTIVDVRDAAEIEPPAITVIGEVAATRDRVVDLLRNRTGELPTETADSEVTEE from the coding sequence ATGAGCGACCGAGACACCCACGACGCGACAGTCGAAGGCGCAGCGTCCGCGCCGGGGACGGTCTATCTCGTCGGAAGCGGACCGGGCGACCCCGAACTCATGACCGTGAAGGCCAAGCGACTGCTCTCGGAGGCGGACGTCGTCCTGCACGACAAACTCCCCGGCCCGGAGATTCTCGGCCAAATACCCGACGAAAAGCGCGAGGACGTCGGCAAACGCGCGGGCGGCGAGTGGACGCCGCAGGAGTACACGAACCATCGGATGGTCGAACTCGCCCGCGAGGGGAAGTCGGTCGTCCGCCTGAAGGGCGGCGACCCGTTCGTCTTCGGCCGCGGCGGCGAGGAGATGGAGCATCTCGCGGACGAGGAAATCCCGTTCGAGGTGGTGCCGGGCGTCACCTCCGCCATCGCCGGTGCGGGCGTCGCGGGCATCCCCGTCACCCACCGCGACCACACGTCTTCCGTCTCGTTCGTCACGGGCCACGAAGACCCCACGAAAGCCGAGTCCGCCGTCGACTGGGAGGCGTTGGCCGCGACGGGCGGCACCCTCGTCGTCCTGATGGGCGTCGGTAAACTGCCGAAGTACGCGAAAGCGCTCCGAGACGCCGGGATGGACGGCGAGACGCCCGTCGCACTCGTCGAACGCGCGACGTGGCCGGAGATGCGCGTCGCCACCGGAACGCTCGATACCATCGTCGACGTGCGCGACGCAGCGGAGATAGAACCGCCCGCGATAACGGTCATCGGCGAGGTGGCGGCGACGAGAGACCGAGTGGTCGATCTCCTCCGGAACCGGACCGGCGAACTCCCGACCGAAACCGCGGACTCGGAGGTGACGGAGGAGTGA
- the hemC gene encoding hydroxymethylbilane synthase, which produces MTRGTLRLATRGSDLALRQAASVQEALSGHRFDVELVEVETHGDQVRDELIHRLGKTGAFVRALDEKVLDGSVDAAVHSMKDMPTESPQNLVVAGVPMRAAAGDVLVTPDGSDLNDLPAGATVGTSSLRRKAEILSARPDLDVEPLRGNVDTRVEKLLAPSMQAEHEKRVDADSDEKAEATAKGDTAETEFDESIEEWFDGLHEIERRALERDIETEYDAIVLAEAGLERSGLLHTVESVRLPTSEFVPAPGQGAIAVTTQYDETAEDVRDAIDHSRTRVETTVERTVLEVLGGGCVAPMGVHATLQGRHVHVTARILSVDGEQEVRGSRDLPVEDHADAAAEFAETLAEKGADELVAAARELADEE; this is translated from the coding sequence ATGACACGCGGGACACTCCGATTGGCGACGCGGGGGTCAGACCTCGCGCTTCGGCAGGCGGCGAGCGTCCAAGAGGCGCTCTCCGGCCACCGATTCGACGTAGAACTGGTGGAGGTGGAGACGCACGGCGACCAGGTGCGCGACGAACTCATCCACCGACTCGGCAAGACCGGCGCGTTCGTCCGGGCACTCGACGAGAAGGTGCTCGACGGGAGCGTCGACGCCGCCGTCCACTCGATGAAGGACATGCCGACGGAGAGTCCGCAGAACCTCGTCGTCGCGGGCGTCCCGATGCGCGCGGCGGCGGGCGACGTTCTCGTCACGCCCGACGGGTCCGACCTGAACGACCTGCCCGCCGGCGCGACGGTCGGTACCTCCTCGCTCCGACGCAAGGCGGAGATTCTCTCCGCGCGTCCCGACCTCGACGTCGAACCCCTCCGCGGCAACGTCGACACGCGCGTCGAGAAACTCCTCGCGCCGTCGATGCAGGCCGAACACGAGAAGCGCGTGGACGCAGACAGCGACGAGAAAGCCGAGGCGACGGCGAAAGGCGACACCGCCGAGACGGAGTTCGACGAGTCCATCGAAGAGTGGTTCGACGGACTGCACGAAATCGAGCGTCGGGCGCTCGAACGCGACATCGAGACGGAGTACGACGCTATCGTTCTCGCGGAGGCGGGCCTCGAACGGAGCGGTCTGCTCCACACCGTCGAGTCCGTCCGCCTGCCGACCAGCGAGTTCGTCCCCGCGCCCGGACAGGGAGCCATCGCCGTGACGACCCAGTACGACGAGACGGCCGAAGACGTCCGCGACGCGATAGACCACTCGCGGACCCGGGTGGAGACGACCGTCGAACGGACCGTCCTCGAAGTTCTCGGCGGCGGATGCGTCGCGCCGATGGGCGTCCACGCGACCCTCCAAGGGCGACACGTCCACGTCACCGCGCGAATCCTCTCCGTCGACGGGGAACAGGAGGTCCGCGGGTCGCGGGACCTGCCGGTCGAAGACCACGCAGACGCCGCCGCGGAGTTCGCAGAAACGCTCGCGGAGAAGGGGGCCGACGAACTCGTCGCGGCGGCCCGCGAACTCGCGGACGAGGAGTGA
- a CDS encoding YihY/virulence factor BrkB family protein gives MSYIDGRLGVVLAVARAAQEHDVEYPAASLAYYGFVSLFPLLVLVLALVSRPVAASVRDVTPPFLTPEARQLVSDAMTATEGQIGATVLAVLVLGWSGANVAVGFLTVVERVEGDSGWSIRHQLCGGVAVLASLLLALFSIVTTSAAFSFLPDTLLVAPVALAALFVVLTVAFVPLYYVPSRTVTDLRAAVPGALTAAIGWTALLVVIHLYAINAGRYAVYGVISGIIIILTSLYLAAFVLLLGVVVNATLVGGIDPDRSI, from the coding sequence ATGTCGTACATCGACGGGCGACTCGGCGTAGTTTTGGCCGTCGCTCGGGCGGCGCAGGAACACGACGTGGAGTATCCGGCGGCGTCGCTCGCGTACTACGGATTCGTCTCTCTGTTTCCGCTCCTCGTGTTGGTGTTGGCTCTGGTCAGTCGGCCGGTCGCCGCGAGTGTTCGGGATGTGACGCCGCCGTTTCTCACGCCCGAGGCGCGGCAGTTGGTCTCCGACGCGATGACGGCGACGGAGGGACAGATCGGCGCGACGGTGCTCGCCGTTCTCGTCCTCGGGTGGAGCGGAGCGAACGTCGCCGTCGGCTTTCTGACCGTCGTCGAACGCGTCGAGGGCGACAGCGGATGGTCGATACGCCACCAACTGTGCGGCGGTGTCGCCGTCCTCGCGTCCCTACTGTTGGCTCTGTTCTCGATAGTCACGACGAGCGCCGCCTTCTCGTTTCTGCCGGACACGCTTCTCGTCGCGCCCGTCGCCCTCGCGGCCCTGTTCGTCGTCCTCACCGTCGCGTTCGTCCCGTTGTACTACGTCCCCTCGCGGACGGTGACCGACCTGCGGGCGGCGGTTCCCGGCGCACTCACCGCCGCTATCGGATGGACGGCTCTGCTCGTCGTCATCCACCTCTACGCCATCAACGCCGGGCGGTACGCCGTCTACGGCGTGATAAGCGGCATCATCATCATCCTCACGAGCCTCTATCTCGCGGCGTTCGTACTCCTCTTGGGCGTCGTCGTCAACGCGACGCTGGTCGGCGGTATCGACCCCGACCGGTCGATTTGA
- the hemL gene encoding glutamate-1-semialdehyde 2,1-aminomutase: MNHDESRDLYDRSLSVMPGGVNSSVRAVRPYPFFVERGDGAHVIDADGNRYTDYVMGYGPLLYGHDMPDPVRSAVQSYASDGPMYGAPTEIEVDHAEFVARHVPSVEKIRFVNSGTEATVSAVRLARGYTGRDKIVVMKGGYHGAQESTLVEGEPGDTAPSTKGIPESFAEHTIPVPFNDEAAIDEVFEEYGDDVAAVLTEPILGNTGIVHPVDGYLQHLRDVTEEHGSLLIFDEVITGFRVGGLQCAQGKFGVTPDVTTFGKIIGGGFPVGAIGGQAEIMERFTPSGDVFQSGTFSGHPVTMAAGHASLTYAAENDVYDYVNDLAETLRRGLTDIVAEKAPSYTVVGTDSMFKTVFTREGPDDLTDACEAGCAQRDACPRYDYCPKNGADVSNAETERWERIFWQEMKDRGVFLTANQFESQFVSYAHTEEDIEETLEAYKAAL, encoded by the coding sequence ATGAATCACGACGAGTCCCGCGACCTGTACGACCGGTCGCTCTCGGTCATGCCCGGCGGGGTCAACTCCTCGGTTCGTGCAGTTCGGCCGTACCCGTTCTTCGTCGAACGCGGCGACGGCGCGCACGTCATCGACGCCGACGGGAACCGCTACACCGACTACGTGATGGGCTACGGACCCCTCCTGTACGGACACGACATGCCGGACCCGGTTCGCTCTGCGGTCCAGTCGTACGCCTCCGACGGGCCGATGTACGGCGCGCCCACGGAGATAGAGGTAGACCACGCCGAGTTCGTCGCGCGACACGTCCCCTCCGTCGAGAAGATTCGGTTCGTCAACTCCGGCACCGAGGCGACGGTGTCGGCCGTCCGCCTCGCCCGCGGGTACACCGGTCGAGACAAGATAGTCGTCATGAAGGGCGGCTACCACGGCGCACAGGAGTCCACCCTCGTCGAGGGCGAACCCGGAGACACCGCGCCGAGTACGAAGGGCATCCCCGAGTCGTTCGCCGAACACACGATTCCGGTGCCGTTCAACGACGAGGCGGCGATAGACGAGGTGTTCGAGGAGTACGGCGACGACGTCGCCGCCGTCCTCACGGAACCCATCCTCGGGAACACGGGTATCGTCCACCCCGTCGACGGCTACCTCCAACACCTCCGCGACGTGACCGAAGAGCACGGGTCGCTCCTGATATTCGACGAGGTCATCACGGGGTTCCGCGTCGGCGGCCTCCAGTGCGCACAGGGGAAGTTCGGCGTCACGCCCGACGTGACGACGTTCGGGAAGATAATCGGCGGCGGGTTCCCCGTCGGCGCGATAGGCGGGCAAGCGGAGATTATGGAGCGGTTCACCCCCTCGGGCGACGTGTTCCAGTCGGGCACCTTCTCGGGGCACCCGGTGACGATGGCGGCGGGACACGCCTCTCTGACCTACGCCGCCGAGAACGACGTGTACGACTACGTGAACGACCTCGCGGAGACGCTCCGACGCGGCCTGACCGACATCGTAGCGGAGAAAGCGCCCTCCTACACCGTCGTCGGCACGGACTCGATGTTCAAGACAGTCTTCACGCGCGAGGGGCCGGACGACCTGACGGACGCCTGCGAGGCCGGATGCGCGCAACGCGACGCCTGTCCCCGCTACGACTACTGCCCGAAGAACGGCGCGGACGTGTCGAACGCCGAAACCGAGCGCTGGGAGCGCATCTTCTGGCAGGAGATGAAAGACCGGGGCGTCTTCCTCACGGCGAACCAGTTCGAGTCGCAGTTCGTCTCCTACGCTCACACCGAGGAGGATATCGAGGAGACGCTGGAAGCGTACAAAGCGGCGCTGTAG
- a CDS encoding CPBP family glutamic-type intramembrane protease, with product MALSPITLGGLLVALAGFELLDRGRECLGWTGGGELRDHVWKWAVPAALLLVVAAEGETLASVGWRVGTVGGFLGDVAVGLAVMLGANLLMAPVWARVGDGGESLLEGIRTFASLSVPERLFVAFTAGATEEFAFHGYAVERLLALTGSYPLAGFVSFLAFTLGHHGETWDRHAVVRIAQPALLTTLLYLWFRSLPVLVAVHAVNDAVGLLAVGRYAPGDREGADGDEAGEPTSVVRWLD from the coding sequence ATGGCTCTCTCGCCGATCACTCTCGGGGGACTCCTCGTCGCTCTCGCGGGGTTCGAGTTGCTCGATCGCGGGAGAGAGTGCCTCGGGTGGACAGGCGGCGGCGAACTCAGAGACCACGTCTGGAAGTGGGCCGTCCCCGCCGCCCTCCTCCTCGTCGTCGCCGCGGAGGGAGAGACACTCGCGTCCGTCGGGTGGCGCGTCGGAACCGTCGGGGGGTTCCTCGGAGACGTGGCCGTCGGCCTCGCCGTGATGTTGGGCGCGAACCTCCTCATGGCTCCCGTCTGGGCGCGGGTGGGCGACGGCGGCGAGAGCCTCCTCGAAGGCATCCGGACGTTCGCCTCCCTCTCGGTTCCGGAACGACTGTTCGTCGCGTTCACCGCGGGCGCGACGGAGGAGTTCGCGTTCCACGGCTACGCCGTCGAGCGACTGCTCGCTCTGACCGGAAGCTATCCGCTCGCGGGGTTCGTCTCGTTTCTGGCGTTCACGCTCGGGCACCACGGCGAGACGTGGGACCGACACGCCGTCGTCCGCATCGCCCAACCGGCGCTTTTGACGACGCTTCTCTATCTTTGGTTTCGGTCCCTGCCCGTCCTCGTCGCCGTCCACGCCGTCAACGACGCCGTGGGGTTGCTCGCGGTGGGGCGGTACGCGCCCGGAGACAGAGAGGGGGCGGACGGAGACGAAGCGGGGGAACCGACGTCCGTCGTCCGCTGGTTGGACTGA